The following are encoded in a window of uncultured Ilyobacter sp. genomic DNA:
- a CDS encoding cold-shock protein translates to MEVLQMAKGTVKWFNAEKGFGFITSEDGTDVFAHFSEIQKDGFKSLEEGEQVTFEITKGQKGPQASNIKTV, encoded by the coding sequence ATGGAGGTATTGCAAATGGCAAAGGGAACAGTAAAATGGTTTAATGCAGAAAAAGGATTCGGATTCATCACTTCTGAGGATGGAACAGATGTATTCGCACACTTCTCTGAAATTCAAAAAGACGGATTCAAGTCTTTAGAAGAGGGAGAGCAAGTAACTTTTGAGATCACTAAAGGTCAAAAAGGTCCTCAAGCTTCTAACATCAAAACTGTGTAA
- a CDS encoding ATP-binding cassette domain-containing protein, with the protein MNIIEFQNVSKSFFTQKLYKKVNLEINSNDKIALTGHNGTGKSTFIKLITGEQNPDYGQVIMNEEATLSYFDQFGRVDLDMTVENLLNIPFEKVIATQKELEFVSTQFSDDADENEAIMERYAEVSDRFESLGAYSYLHIQSEFIDVFEIGDKLGKKFRELSGGEKQYIRLAMTLFSDSDLIILDEPLSYFDKKKTAWLSNYISESHKAFLVVSHNVDFIRGIANKILDIDNKTITAYECDYRNFLKEKKEKLSEERKHNLKTDLTIEETELSVHRKVKLLEKVDNKHAHAVILRRMRRELKKLEKQKIEFSPEYKYEYAAAPEDFFTKNRDIGENMVTLSGVSKEFPDKFLYKEASLEVLKDSKICIVGENGSGKSTLLRIIAGQETPTSGEVQINENAKISFIEQETVLKNEQLLIKDYLKDKTGLSDDFIEAAIDSLYNHDPEFRDKKLYMLSGGEKKRLEIFAHILSETDVLIIDEPSTYMDDYSRDTIANMLLEYPGAVVMVTHDKALLRKIDFKLYDIRDNRFRMKEQGNQAI; encoded by the coding sequence ATGAATATTATCGAATTTCAAAATGTTTCAAAATCATTTTTTACTCAGAAATTATACAAAAAAGTAAATTTGGAAATAAATTCTAATGATAAAATAGCCCTAACAGGACACAATGGGACTGGTAAATCTACTTTTATCAAGCTAATTACAGGTGAACAAAACCCTGACTATGGTCAGGTTATAATGAATGAAGAAGCTACTTTATCATACTTTGACCAGTTCGGAAGAGTAGATCTAGATATGACAGTAGAAAATCTATTAAACATTCCCTTTGAAAAGGTAATTGCTACACAGAAAGAGCTAGAATTTGTATCAACTCAGTTTTCTGACGATGCTGATGAAAATGAAGCCATTATGGAGAGATACGCTGAGGTATCTGATAGATTTGAGAGCTTAGGTGCGTACTCTTATCTTCACATCCAGTCTGAATTTATCGATGTATTTGAGATAGGGGATAAACTTGGTAAAAAATTTAGAGAACTGAGTGGGGGAGAAAAACAATATATCAGGCTTGCAATGACATTATTCAGTGATTCTGACCTGATAATTTTGGATGAGCCTCTGTCATACTTTGACAAGAAAAAAACAGCTTGGCTTTCAAACTATATTTCAGAAAGTCACAAGGCCTTTCTTGTTGTCTCACATAATGTAGATTTCATAAGAGGTATTGCTAACAAGATACTTGATATAGACAATAAAACCATCACAGCCTATGAGTGTGATTACCGTAATTTCTTAAAAGAGAAAAAAGAAAAATTATCAGAAGAGAGAAAGCATAACTTGAAAACTGATCTCACCATAGAGGAAACTGAGTTAAGCGTACATAGAAAAGTGAAGCTCTTAGAAAAAGTAGACAATAAACACGCCCACGCTGTAATACTTCGAAGAATGAGAAGAGAGCTTAAAAAATTGGAAAAACAGAAAATAGAGTTTTCTCCAGAATATAAGTATGAATATGCTGCCGCTCCAGAAGATTTCTTTACTAAAAACAGAGATATTGGTGAAAATATGGTAACCCTATCTGGAGTTTCAAAAGAATTTCCAGATAAATTCCTATATAAAGAGGCGAGCCTAGAGGTCTTAAAGGACAGCAAAATCTGTATCGTAGGAGAAAATGGTTCTGGGAAATCAACTCTCCTTAGAATAATAGCCGGGCAGGAAACACCTACCAGCGGTGAGGTACAGATAAACGAAAATGCAAAAATATCCTTTATAGAACAGGAGACTGTTTTAAAAAATGAACAGCTATTAATAAAAGATTATCTAAAGGACAAAACAGGATTGTCAGACGATTTTATAGAAGCTGCAATTGATTCTCTTTATAATCATGACCCGGAATTCAGAGATAAAAAATTATATATGCTTTCTGGTGGCGAAAAAAAGAGACTAGAGATTTTTGCTCATATACTCTCAGAAACAGATGTTCTAATAATCGATGAACCCTCTACTTACATGGATGACTATTCGAGAGATACAATAGCAAATATGCTTTTGGAATATCCAGGAGCCGTTGTTATGGTCACTCATGACAAGGCTCTCCTTAGAAAGATAGATTTCAAACTATACGATATTCGTGACAACAGATTCAGAATGAAAGAGCAGGGAAACCAGGCTATTTAA
- a CDS encoding MarR family transcriptional regulator, whose amino-acid sequence MELKDKILQLFKTSEPLKASEIVEKLNADEKDMDKVINILKKEEAVISPKGCFYSVDK is encoded by the coding sequence ATGGAACTTAAAGACAAGATATTACAACTATTCAAGACATCAGAGCCACTAAAGGCCAGTGAGATTGTTGAAAAGCTAAATGCAGATGAAAAAGATATGGACAAAGTTATAAATATATTAAAAAAAGAGGAAGCTGTGATTTCTCCTAAAGGATGTTTTTATTCCGTTGACAAATAG
- a CDS encoding bifunctional diguanylate cyclase/phosphodiesterase, translating into MNIILLINKLSRWTTLKGLNRNLMILAILILQMGVFILVYSTGGIKYSYSHMMYLVIILSSFFFGPVGGSLFAITGGFILGPYMPLNTATMEMQLPYNYIYRMFFFIGVGFLSGFITHYLINLLKKIEKDSFYSQITGLPNRKYFENIELGENLKSHLILIDLKNFYKAAEDLGYSFFTEMINAFHRSFKQRIKNLDSMELFHFETSTFAVLLHEKDPKNSIDLFLKFLENPLKIREIDFYPSASIGVSTYKGGNSRFIREAQIAKELASRNLKHYLIFTPEMAKESYANFNLINEIPRALRKNEFFLCYQPKINLKTGEIKNTEALIRWNHPKHGLVPPNDFIEYIETTTFIDDITCWVIRTSLDTIALMEKIDIQMNIAVNVPLKLLEHEKFLHFLFDLKSAGKPVDKIQFEIIERDLIKDFAAAATLILKYKEFGIRFALDDFGTGYSTLSYIQQLPLDKIKLDRIFIKSLKNNKKDIDIVKSSIDIAHILNLEVVAEGVEDKESLDILKEMGCDYAQGYYFTKPVVYEEFIVWYKSYISNL; encoded by the coding sequence ATGAATATTATTTTATTGATTAATAAACTATCCCGTTGGACAACCTTGAAGGGGCTGAATAGGAACCTCATGATCTTGGCCATACTCATATTGCAGATGGGCGTTTTCATTCTGGTTTATAGTACAGGGGGAATAAAATATTCGTATTCTCATATGATGTACCTGGTGATAATATTAAGTTCTTTTTTCTTCGGACCTGTAGGGGGGAGCCTCTTTGCCATAACAGGTGGATTTATTTTAGGACCCTACATGCCTCTAAATACAGCTACAATGGAGATGCAGCTTCCGTACAACTATATCTATAGAATGTTTTTCTTTATAGGGGTCGGATTTTTATCTGGATTTATCACCCACTATCTTATAAACCTTTTAAAAAAAATTGAGAAAGATTCTTTTTACAGCCAGATAACAGGACTTCCAAATCGAAAATATTTTGAAAATATAGAGCTCGGAGAAAATTTAAAATCACATTTGATTCTGATAGACCTAAAAAACTTTTATAAAGCCGCAGAAGATTTGGGATACAGCTTTTTTACAGAGATGATCAATGCTTTTCATCGTTCATTCAAACAGCGGATAAAAAACCTTGATTCTATGGAACTATTTCATTTTGAAACAAGTACTTTTGCAGTCCTACTCCATGAGAAAGACCCTAAAAATTCTATCGATCTTTTTCTAAAGTTTTTAGAAAATCCTCTGAAAATTAGAGAGATTGATTTTTATCCATCTGCATCTATAGGGGTATCTACCTACAAAGGAGGGAACAGCCGATTTATCAGAGAAGCTCAAATCGCAAAAGAATTGGCATCACGAAATTTAAAACACTATTTGATATTTACTCCTGAGATGGCAAAGGAATCTTATGCAAATTTCAACCTTATAAATGAGATCCCGAGAGCCCTTCGGAAAAATGAATTTTTCCTCTGTTATCAGCCTAAAATAAATCTGAAAACAGGAGAGATAAAAAACACAGAAGCCCTCATTAGATGGAACCATCCAAAACATGGCCTTGTACCTCCAAATGATTTTATAGAGTATATAGAGACAACTACTTTTATAGACGACATTACCTGCTGGGTCATAAGGACCTCTTTAGATACCATTGCTCTTATGGAAAAAATAGATATTCAGATGAATATCGCGGTAAATGTTCCCTTGAAACTTCTGGAACATGAGAAGTTTCTCCACTTTCTTTTTGACTTGAAATCCGCTGGGAAACCCGTAGATAAAATTCAGTTTGAGATAATAGAGAGAGATCTGATAAAAGACTTTGCTGCTGCAGCGACACTGATTCTAAAATATAAGGAGTTTGGGATTCGCTTTGCACTAGATGATTTTGGTACTGGGTACTCCACCCTCTCCTATATTCAGCAGCTTCCTTTGGATAAGATAAAATTAGACAGGATCTTTATAAAAAGTTTAAAAAATAATAAAAAAGATATAGATATAGTAAAATCTTCCATAGACATTGCACATATCCTAAATCTGGAAGTTGTAGCTGAAGGAGTTGAGGATAAGGAATCCCTTGACATTTTAAAAGAGATGGGATGTGATTATGCTCAAGGTTATTATTTCACTAAACCTGTCGTATATGAAGAATTTATAGTATGGTATAAAAGCTATATATCCAACCTTTGA
- a CDS encoding cyclic nucleotide-binding domain-containing protein, translating into MKIKNECHLDREKIMSILNKITLFGGFEKNNLEYLLNNLSEIFIEKGEVIFKEGDSPTDIYIVLEGRAEFFLNGEKFLDIEQGFSMAETAVLGIQKHVFTAIAATDMELLVLSKQKLMELFHENKDVFSLLILNMARELARGVALFGDYKLLYTSIKNNKRSDK; encoded by the coding sequence ATGAAAATTAAAAACGAATGCCATCTAGACAGAGAAAAAATAATGAGTATTTTAAATAAAATAACTCTCTTTGGAGGATTTGAAAAAAATAATCTGGAATATCTCCTGAATAATTTAAGTGAAATTTTCATAGAAAAAGGCGAAGTTATATTTAAAGAGGGAGACTCTCCAACTGATATTTATATAGTTCTCGAAGGAAGAGCAGAATTTTTTTTAAACGGAGAAAAGTTCCTTGATATAGAGCAGGGATTCAGCATGGCAGAAACAGCAGTCCTAGGGATACAGAAGCATGTCTTTACTGCCATAGCAGCTACCGATATGGAACTATTAGTTCTTTCAAAGCAGAAACTTATGGAACTTTTTCATGAAAATAAAGATGTTTTCAGTCTCCTTATTCTGAATATGGCTAGAGAGCTTGCAAGGGGAGTGGCACTTTTCGGAGATTACAAACTACTTTACACCTCTATAAAAAATAATAAAAGATCAGATAAATAA
- a CDS encoding isoamylase, protein MNKFTVRPGIYFMGAIVLDTGVNFGIFSRNATEMILEIFEHSDDCEPCFTYKLDKLINKTGDIWHVFLEGITEGYYYGWRADGPFDMKLGHRFSPDKLLIDPYAKCITPKNGCPKSPRKSMILDTKTYNWSEDMKPKNEFRDTIIYEMHVKLFTANKNSGVANPGTYKGVIEKINHLKDLGITAVQLLPIFEFDEEDLMRTNPITGEKLKNVWGYNPIGFYAPTSNYLSGDRKVLGKLGGHVVEFRQLIEALHKAGIEVILDVVFNHTGEGNEMGPIISFKGLDNSVYYILEKNKMYYSNYSGTGNTVNCSHTVVKELIINSLRYWYGQLNVDGFRFDLAAILGRDSTGKWIGDLSLLKDIADDPVLSGAKLIAEGWDATGGYFLGEFPCGWAELNGKFRDTVRRFIRGDQGQVQDLATRLVGSPDLFRKFGRRPYHSINFVTSHDGFTMWDLVSYNKKHNHANGEYNRDGDNHNNSYNHGIEGDTLDPVIIKLRKRQIKNFLVILMLSQGVPMILMGDEMGKTQQGNNNAYCQDNEMNWINWDRLNEFGGIYLFMKKMIAFRKKHQALKRAHFFTDTDIDGDGYKDITWHGVKACTPDWSNYSKSLAFMIDGGDTTDVKENDNDIYVALNSYHEPLIFELPILKNGKKWYRVVDTFLEEDFLEEPALVNRKKYLVHSRSSIILISK, encoded by the coding sequence ATGAATAAATTTACAGTTAGACCTGGAATTTATTTTATGGGTGCAATTGTTCTTGACACCGGAGTTAATTTTGGTATATTCAGCAGAAATGCAACGGAAATGATTCTAGAGATATTTGAACATTCAGATGATTGTGAACCTTGTTTTACATATAAATTAGATAAGCTTATAAATAAAACAGGAGATATATGGCATGTCTTTTTAGAGGGCATAACTGAAGGGTATTATTATGGATGGAGGGCAGATGGTCCTTTTGATATGAAACTAGGGCATAGGTTTTCCCCTGATAAACTTCTGATAGATCCATATGCAAAATGTATAACGCCTAAAAATGGATGTCCAAAATCTCCTAGAAAAAGTATGATCCTTGATACCAAAACATATAACTGGTCTGAGGATATGAAACCCAAAAATGAATTTCGAGATACAATTATTTATGAGATGCATGTAAAACTGTTTACTGCAAATAAAAATTCAGGTGTTGCAAATCCAGGTACTTATAAGGGGGTTATAGAAAAAATTAATCATCTTAAGGATCTAGGCATTACTGCGGTACAACTTCTCCCGATATTTGAATTTGACGAAGAAGATCTAATGAGAACAAACCCTATAACAGGAGAAAAGTTAAAAAATGTATGGGGGTATAATCCCATAGGTTTCTATGCACCTACTTCAAACTATCTCTCTGGAGACAGAAAAGTTCTTGGAAAACTTGGGGGGCACGTAGTAGAGTTTCGTCAACTTATAGAGGCCTTGCATAAAGCCGGTATAGAGGTCATCCTCGATGTAGTGTTCAACCACACGGGAGAGGGAAACGAGATGGGGCCTATTATATCTTTTAAAGGGCTTGATAATTCTGTGTATTATATTCTTGAGAAAAATAAAATGTATTACTCAAATTATTCTGGAACCGGTAACACGGTAAACTGTAGTCACACTGTTGTCAAAGAACTTATTATAAATAGTCTAAGATACTGGTACGGACAGCTAAATGTAGACGGATTCCGTTTTGACCTGGCTGCCATACTTGGACGGGACAGTACTGGAAAATGGATAGGGGACCTTTCACTTCTGAAAGATATCGCAGATGACCCTGTACTATCTGGAGCCAAACTGATAGCAGAAGGATGGGATGCGACTGGTGGTTACTTTTTAGGAGAGTTTCCTTGTGGATGGGCTGAACTGAATGGTAAGTTTAGGGATACAGTAAGAAGGTTTATACGTGGTGATCAAGGACAGGTACAGGATCTGGCCACAAGATTGGTTGGAAGTCCGGACCTTTTTAGAAAATTTGGAAGAAGACCTTATCACAGTATAAATTTTGTAACATCGCACGATGGATTCACCATGTGGGATCTGGTTTCTTACAATAAAAAACATAACCATGCAAATGGGGAGTATAATAGAGACGGAGACAATCACAACAATTCCTATAATCACGGTATAGAGGGAGATACCCTAGATCCTGTAATTATAAAATTGAGAAAAAGACAAATCAAAAATTTTCTAGTAATTTTAATGCTTTCTCAAGGGGTTCCAATGATCCTCATGGGAGATGAAATGGGCAAAACTCAGCAGGGAAATAATAATGCCTATTGTCAGGATAACGAGATGAACTGGATAAACTGGGACAGGTTGAATGAGTTTGGCGGTATATATCTTTTTATGAAAAAAATGATAGCTTTTAGAAAAAAACATCAGGCCCTTAAGAGAGCCCATTTTTTTACCGATACAGATATTGACGGTGACGGATATAAGGACATAACTTGGCATGGAGTGAAGGCGTGTACTCCAGATTGGTCTAATTATTCCAAAAGTCTTGCTTTTATGATCGACGGTGGTGATACCACAGATGTGAAGGAAAACGATAATGACATATATGTTGCCCTAAATTCATACCATGAACCTTTGATTTTCGAGTTGCCTATTTTAAAAAATGGTAAAAAATGGTACAGAGTTGTGGATACATTTTTAGAAGAGGATTTTTTAGAAGAACCAGCCTTAGTGAATAGGAAAAAATACCTGGTACACTCTAGGAGTTCTATAATACTTATATCTAAATAA
- the nfo gene encoding deoxyribonuclease IV: protein MSEKIKKDTRTREEKIKSKFLGAHVSASGGVFNAPINAKSIGARAFGLFVKNQRRWDAKPLTEKDIIKFKEFMEENGYTPDVVLPHDGYLINMGNPDAEKRVKSLNAFIDEMKRCEQLGLKYINTHPGSHLNEISREECLDHIANCINTAMENTEYISVILENTAGQGSNLGNRFEDLAYIIEKINDKSRIGVCLDTCHTLAAGYELKDKEGYEKTMEKFEKTVGFDYLKAIHLNDSKFDTGSKKDRHDSIGKGVLGMEFFKRFMNDARFDKMPIILETIDETLWKEEIELLYSLIVD, encoded by the coding sequence ATGAGTGAAAAAATTAAAAAAGATACAAGAACCAGAGAGGAAAAAATAAAGAGTAAATTTTTGGGGGCACACGTAAGTGCGTCAGGGGGGGTATTCAATGCCCCTATAAATGCAAAGAGTATAGGGGCAAGAGCCTTTGGTCTTTTTGTGAAAAATCAGAGACGTTGGGATGCCAAACCCTTGACAGAAAAGGACATAATAAAATTCAAGGAATTCATGGAAGAAAATGGATATACCCCTGACGTGGTACTTCCCCATGACGGCTATCTGATAAATATGGGTAATCCAGATGCAGAAAAAAGGGTAAAATCTCTGAATGCATTCATAGATGAAATGAAAAGATGTGAACAGCTAGGGCTCAAATATATCAATACGCACCCTGGGAGTCATCTCAATGAAATCTCTAGAGAGGAGTGTCTAGACCATATTGCAAACTGCATAAATACAGCTATGGAAAACACAGAGTATATTTCCGTTATACTTGAAAATACGGCAGGCCAGGGATCTAATCTCGGAAACAGATTTGAGGATCTGGCCTATATAATAGAAAAGATTAACGATAAATCAAGAATAGGTGTCTGCTTAGATACATGCCACACCCTTGCTGCCGGATACGAGCTCAAAGACAAAGAGGGATATGAAAAGACGATGGAAAAATTTGAAAAAACAGTAGGTTTTGACTATCTTAAAGCCATTCATCTGAACGATTCAAAGTTTGATACAGGAAGCAAAAAAGACAGACACGACAGCATAGGAAAAGGGGTTCTCGGGATGGAGTTTTTTAAGAGGTTCATGAACGATGCCAGATTTGATAAAATGCCAATTATTCTTGAGACAATAGATGAAACACTGTGGAAAGAGGAAATAGAGCTACTGTATAGTTTAATAGTGGATTAA
- a CDS encoding NAD(P)-dependent alcohol dehydrogenase, protein MKAVVHKKYGPPNTLQIEEVEKPIPSDNEVLVKIYATSVNRTDCATVRGIPFLTRVGTGIFRPKIQISGSEFAGVVEETGENVTFLKKGDKVFGFDDQGLKSHAEYMKISEEKAFSIPQNISFEQAAVSIEGAHYAYNFINKVDLKTGQRVLVNGATGAIGSSAVQLLKYYEAHVTAVCSGEHMDLVKSLGADEVIDYTREDFTKIDQKFQFVFDTVGKSSFFKCRPILENGGVYISSDLGYRAQNLFLPFITPFIKSLFENKKTVFPFPSNIKRSILLIRKLIEEEKFQAVVDRKYALKDILEAYRYVEEGQKLGNVVVKVLEKNE, encoded by the coding sequence ATGAAAGCAGTTGTTCATAAAAAATACGGTCCACCAAATACACTTCAGATCGAAGAGGTTGAAAAGCCCATTCCCAGTGACAACGAAGTCTTGGTAAAAATATATGCCACTTCAGTAAATAGAACAGACTGCGCAACTGTGAGAGGTATCCCATTTTTGACAAGAGTAGGGACAGGGATATTCAGACCGAAAATTCAAATTTCAGGGAGTGAGTTTGCAGGTGTTGTAGAAGAAACTGGGGAAAATGTCACCTTTCTGAAAAAAGGGGATAAAGTTTTCGGTTTTGATGATCAAGGGCTAAAATCGCATGCAGAGTATATGAAAATCTCAGAAGAGAAAGCATTTTCCATACCCCAAAATATAAGTTTTGAACAAGCTGCTGTCAGTATAGAAGGTGCACATTATGCATATAATTTTATTAACAAAGTAGATTTGAAAACCGGTCAGAGAGTACTCGTAAACGGTGCTACTGGGGCTATCGGTTCAAGTGCAGTCCAGCTTTTAAAATACTATGAGGCTCATGTCACTGCTGTGTGCAGCGGGGAGCATATGGATCTGGTTAAATCATTGGGTGCTGATGAGGTGATAGACTATACCAGGGAGGATTTTACAAAAATAGATCAGAAATTTCAATTTGTTTTTGATACAGTAGGTAAAAGTTCATTTTTTAAATGCAGGCCTATACTAGAAAATGGTGGAGTTTATATTTCATCAGACTTAGGCTATAGGGCACAAAATCTTTTTCTGCCCTTTATCACCCCATTTATAAAATCATTATTTGAAAACAAAAAAACTGTTTTCCCATTTCCTTCAAATATAAAAAGAAGCATACTTCTCATAAGAAAACTAATCGAAGAAGAAAAATTTCAGGCAGTGGTAGACAGAAAATATGCTTTAAAAGATATTCTAGAAGCATACAGATATGTGGAAGAGGGGCAAAAACTTGGAAATGTTGTTGTGAAAGTATTGGAAAAAAATGAGTAG
- a CDS encoding VIT1/CCC1 transporter family protein, with product MEKDLIKILKKFQRDEITEYYTYIMLSKIGGENNKDTLIRLAEAEYSHYEFFKQYTRCEIKPNFFRAKKNYFMAKYFGLTFGLKAMEIGEQKAQSNYKDIIKNLPEVQKILEDEENHEIEVVGLLKEERLIYVSSIILGLNDALIELTGALAGYTFALDNSKVIAMVGLITGIAASLSMGASEYLSSKSEKNSDKNHKRAAIYTGLTYMITVSFLVAPFLLGLTPHIALFLTLITAVFIIFVFNYYVAVATGASFKKRFFEMTFLSLGISTLSFIVGIAIKNILKVDS from the coding sequence TTGGAAAAAGACCTAATAAAAATTCTTAAAAAATTTCAAAGAGATGAAATCACAGAATATTATACATACATTATGCTTTCAAAAATAGGCGGAGAAAATAATAAGGATACTCTTATAAGGCTTGCTGAGGCAGAATATTCTCACTATGAATTTTTTAAACAGTATACCAGATGTGAAATAAAGCCCAATTTCTTTAGAGCTAAAAAAAATTATTTTATGGCAAAATATTTTGGTCTCACTTTTGGCCTAAAGGCCATGGAAATAGGAGAACAAAAGGCTCAATCAAATTATAAAGATATAATAAAAAATCTTCCTGAAGTTCAAAAAATTTTGGAAGATGAGGAAAATCATGAGATAGAGGTTGTGGGCCTTCTAAAAGAAGAAAGACTTATTTATGTTAGTTCCATAATATTAGGTCTTAACGATGCTCTTATAGAACTTACTGGAGCCCTTGCAGGTTATACCTTTGCACTTGATAATTCAAAAGTTATTGCAATGGTCGGACTGATTACAGGAATTGCAGCTTCTCTCTCTATGGGGGCTTCTGAATATCTTTCCTCAAAATCTGAAAAAAATTCTGATAAAAATCATAAAAGAGCAGCGATTTATACAGGCCTCACTTATATGATTACAGTGTCATTTTTGGTAGCACCTTTTTTACTGGGATTAACCCCTCATATAGCGTTATTTTTGACTCTTATTACTGCTGTCTTTATAATTTTTGTATTTAACTATTATGTTGCTGTAGCCACAGGGGCCTCATTTAAAAAAAGATTTTTTGAAATGACTTTTTTGAGTCTTGGAATTTCTACTCTTTCATTTATAGTGGGGATAGCTATAAAAAATATTTTAAAGGTAGATTCATAA
- a CDS encoding nitroreductase family protein produces MLLELLKKRRSVRKFQEKPVETEKLETILQAGLISPSGKSKRPWEFVVVDNSKKLEKLSKAKPAGGQFIKDAPVAVVVLGDSQKSDTWIEDGSIALTFMQLEAEEQGLKSCWVQIDKRPSEDGRGADAITREILGIGDNLKVLAILAMGYPAQERPPYTEEDMEFSKIHYNSYGSAYKRR; encoded by the coding sequence ATGTTGTTAGAATTGCTAAAAAAAAGAAGAAGTGTCAGAAAATTTCAGGAAAAGCCAGTGGAAACTGAAAAATTGGAAACTATTTTGCAGGCGGGGTTAATTTCACCGAGTGGTAAAAGCAAAAGACCCTGGGAATTTGTAGTTGTAGACAACAGTAAAAAGCTAGAAAAACTTTCCAAGGCAAAGCCAGCTGGGGGGCAGTTTATTAAGGATGCACCAGTAGCTGTGGTTGTTCTAGGTGACTCTCAAAAATCTGATACATGGATAGAAGATGGTTCCATTGCTCTTACATTTATGCAGTTAGAGGCAGAAGAGCAGGGTCTAAAATCATGCTGGGTACAGATTGACAAGAGGCCTTCTGAAGATGGAAGAGGAGCAGATGCAATAACTAGGGAGATCTTGGGTATAGGGGACAACCTAAAAGTACTTGCCATACTGGCAATGGGATATCCGGCACAGGAAAGACCTCCATATACAGAAGAGGACATGGAGTTTTCAAAAATTCATTATAATAGCTATGGTTCAGCATATAAAAGGAGATAA
- a CDS encoding TIGR01212 family radical SAM protein (This family includes YhcC from E. coli K-12, an uncharacterized radical SAM protein.), with the protein MWDNKRFHTVNYELKKIFGEKIYKVSLDGGFTCPNRDGTLGYKGCLFCSDKGSGEFAGDRRKGIGEQIEDQLLLIKNKFQKGKVIAYFQNFTNTYAPIDDLRAMYTEALSHPRVAGLAIATRPDCLPEDVLDLLEEISRDHFVWVELGLQTIHERSSELINRGYTLDKFIASSENLIKRKIPFVTHLILGLPGESKRDMLESAKFVDKAGSWGIKIHLLHLIKDTPLHEYYKGTPFKLMEKDEYISLIVDILEVLNPEIVIHRITGDGSRDTLIGPLWSLDKRSILNGVDKLLKERNTYQGKFYIEDELCK; encoded by the coding sequence ATGTGGGATAATAAAAGATTTCATACAGTGAACTATGAACTGAAAAAAATATTTGGAGAAAAAATATATAAGGTGTCCCTCGACGGTGGCTTCACTTGTCCAAATAGAGACGGAACTCTAGGTTATAAAGGCTGTCTCTTTTGCAGCGACAAGGGAAGCGGTGAGTTTGCAGGGGACAGGAGAAAGGGTATAGGGGAACAGATCGAAGACCAATTGCTTCTTATTAAAAATAAATTCCAAAAAGGAAAGGTTATTGCATATTTTCAGAATTTTACAAATACCTATGCCCCTATAGATGATCTGAGGGCAATGTATACAGAGGCCCTCTCCCACCCTAGAGTGGCAGGACTGGCTATAGCAACAAGACCGGATTGCCTGCCAGAGGATGTTTTAGATCTTTTAGAGGAAATAAGCAGGGATCACTTTGTGTGGGTGGAGCTTGGACTTCAGACTATACACGAAAGAAGCTCAGAGTTAATCAATAGAGGATACACCCTAGATAAGTTTATTGCTTCATCAGAAAATCTCATAAAGAGAAAAATTCCTTTTGTAACACATCTGATATTAGGACTCCCTGGTGAATCAAAGAGGGATATGCTGGAAAGTGCCAAATTTGTAGATAAAGCTGGAAGCTGGGGGATAAAAATTCATCTCCTGCATCTTATAAAAGATACTCCTCTTCACGAATATTATAAAGGGACTCCTTTTAAGCTTATGGAGAAAGATGAGTATATATCTTTAATAGTGGATATATTAGAAGTTTTGAACCCGGAGATAGTTATCCACAGAATCACTGGAGATGGGTCTCGTGATACTCTGATCGGGCCTTTATGGAGCTTAGACAAAAGATCGATCTTAAATGGTGTAGATAAGCTTTTGAAGGAGAGAAATACTTATCAGGGAAAATTTTATATAGAGGATGAACTTTGTAAATGA